The Liolophura sinensis isolate JHLJ2023 chromosome 8, CUHK_Ljap_v2, whole genome shotgun sequence sequence gtcaTAACATTTACCATTTGCCTCTTCGCCATGATGTCTTTTTGCAGTATTGTCGATCATTCGTATATTTGCAATGATTCGCATAATTATGGTATTTACTTATGGTGAAAAGCAAATATTTGTCACGTCGTTTTGCACCATGTAagccatttgttttattttggttcCAATCTAGTACACTTGCAGGATGTACTCAAGAGCTAGTACAGGTGGGCCAAGACATGCAAGTTTCAGATGTTTCTTCAATCATTGCACATCCAGGACAATACGTCTAAACAAGCGTAATTTGActgtggtattttttttatctcattaATTCAATCCATTACAATTAAATCTAGGCGTGCCTTTTTATGTGCCCCTAAACGAGCGTAATTTGActatagtattttttttatctcattgCTTTAGTTAGTTACAATTGAATCTAAGGGCTGTTTTTTAAGTGTAATTCATTAATCAATATACCATTGCGATAGTTTTAAAACGCATGCTGAAGTAGTCTCATTAGCAAACTATGAGATTGATGCATCATTTGATGGGCtgttctgttgaaaaattattttctgattGGATGACTCACTGATTGATTTATCAAAACCTGCTGCTATCTCATGATGTTATAACCcagtaacatatatacataaactggCATGGAATCTAAAACAAGCATCCAGTGTTACATGAAATAAATTGGGAGTTTAATTGCgtgttgatttttattttactgtcacCTTATCGGTTCCTTATTACGGATGAATAGTGAGCATTACGTCGAATGGTTTGGAATGGACTTCAAGAGCTGTCATATATAACCTTGGAGAATAGCTGACGGCTTCGAAAACCATGTATAGAAAATGTTCTCATATCTGCAGAGTTTGCATAGTCTATTGTCCATATGGGCAACAAAAACGTTTTTGAAGAGCACGATCGAAATAACTCCGAAAAATGATGTAATGTACATAACTAATTCGGCTTAATTCAAACCATTATCAAGACATAAGACAGGTAATGTTACTAAGGACTGTAATACACATTGAGGCGTATTAACCATCAGCCATGTTACACAAAAGAACCGCAAAAAGcaagaaatacacatacaaataagaaGTGGattgggcgggggggggggggtgataaAGCAATGTGAAGAGAAACATTAgctgaatacatatatttgtttccCAGTATACACATAGTCCACAGCACATTCTAGTTTCTTTGATTTTATTGACATGGTTTCGAGCCTACACAATACAGTGACTTGCTTTTTCAATGATTGTTCTGTTCCAAAATAAAGTTTGTATTATAGATCTGGTGAATAGGTTTGGGTAAGCTTGGGATTGTCATCAAGTAGTTAAAAGGTTCGCAGTGGTGGGTTTAAATAGGAATGCAAAAAAGCTCGTCGTAGTATGTGAAGTAATACGAAAACCCCGAAAGCCGTGCAATTTTGCCTTTTTCACGTTTTGTCAATGTAATAATCGGGTGATTTCTGAAGGTGGTATTGACACTGGGAAAATCGATTGAAATAAACGCATTTTAACCAGAATGACAATGTAGTGTGCCATAAAAAAGACTTGACATGATGGTGTTGACAAAGCCCAGGTAGAAGCACGTAAAAAACAGAAACTGGTGTGACCCGACACTGTAAAGCTATGATATCGATTACAGGTTATTCCTTTATGATTAATAATTACAATTTGATGTTACCCGTCGCGTCCTGTCGCCTCTTTTGATTATCTGTTATTATGATCGATGTAATGTAAACCCTAAAAAAAGAACTTACATAATACACCACATAAGCGATAATATTCAGTTTTAGACAAATCCAAATTCTTTACATAACTGCCAGCCTATGACCACTGAAAGCTGCCTTTATAGCTTTGCCCTCAGTTCACGAATATTAATTTTCCAGACCAGGTTGAACTTATATGTCCAGTTAATTAActgaattattgatttattaagtAATCACTGAGTTCAAGTTTAAGAGTTTTCAAGAGTTTGAAGTATTAATGGTCTAAACTGATTGTGTTTTTGTACGCTAACGTCATGGAGTTCCGTTTTGTTGCacagattaatattttcataaaatcgGTGTAAGGCAGaaatcaaaactgtttaaatatCTTTAATATAACGTCATACAACGAGTTCAGTTTGCGGAGTTAACGAGTCTATAATGTCCTGTGTGTCTCACTGTGAGTTAGTTACGACACAAAGGGTACAACTGTAAAGACTTACGTCACTgacattttctgcttttttaaGGAAACCGGATATTCTCTCATACTCCCAGGCGCAAGAAAAAGCAAAAACTATAATTGTATCCAGTCTGACTTTCCAAAACTACTTCCGCTACGAATCCGATTAATGACACATCATCTCGAGTATTAGACCCGTTAAAATAGTAAAACTCCAACAGCTGACTTATAATTTGTACtataaagtaaaatttgaaGGAAATTTCACATAGAAATGAACACTAGGAGAAAGGTTGAAAACTGTTCCTGTGAATACGTTGGCTAACTTATTTCAGGTTTTTCACTGAAGTAACAGCAGTCAATGGCTACATTATAAAGTGTTCACTTTGCGCCATATTGCTCAAAGTATACATGAACGATACAAACCATAGACAGACACATGGAATTAACTTGACCTTGGGGTCTTTTATACAGGGGAAAGAGGTCCTCAGATGGTCTGTACATGAATCAAACTGAGTCAATATGTTAAGTAATCGTAATAAAGATTTACTAACAGTTAATAAAATAGTTGTGACCTGTGGGTTTGCTTTGGGGAGTTGGATAATACGCGCACATGATATAAATGGTAGTCAGAAGGAATTTACCTGACCTTGAGATTAACTCTTCAACAGACGATCAACAgatgtttgatatgaaataAACCGAGTCGGTATATAGGGGAATcgtgataaatatttattatttatacatcagtgaaatcccagtatttccttcattgataaaaatgatatcttcactagttggatatcacttttgttattacattttgctattacactgctggagactTTGACCCGTGCACTTCCGCGCAATATATAGTTCGTCAcaaaagaggtagaaattcttcatgtgcttaatttacgtaaacACCTATATTACATAAGCATTAAGCGCCATTATAGAATGTATAATcacttacagacagcgtttaaaactgtaaaaaggttttttGAGCGATATTGCAGCGCGCATGAacagaatcagaaatacgacgaagATGGCACAGAGCTTattttttcacggatgcaacagataaactgacacgcatttatatacatgtagagaaaatatcaggatatgaaaaataaatagaatattgcacagtgaaagttgaataccataaatattgttctcttgAAAGGTAGAAATAATAAGCCACGAAACGCgaatcatttccacctctcactcgaacaatatttatggtattcaaccttcactgtgcaatatcctctatttacTAACTGTTATTGAAACAGTTGTGAACTGTGGGTTAGCTTTGGAATGTTGGATACTACAAGCAAATGGTATATGTCGTAGTCAGAAGGAATTTAGCTGACCTTGAGATTAACTGTTCAATAGACTGTCAACAGATGTTCTGTATGGAACAAACCTGGTTAGTGCTGGAGAACTGTAGTAAGGCTTTCCTGAACGGCTAATTAGTGCTGTAGATATTGTTCATACGTTCACATGTTTGTAGGGTTACAATATACTATATCGAGATGCAATCAATAAGGTGTCTAACGGTAAATCGGTGAACGACACTTTGGGCTGAACCAACGAGGTAAGAGAACACACAAATACCATTAATAACAATACAACTAGTGTATCGCCATGAGAGCAAAATGTCAAGGGTCAAATTTATTGGCGTCAAACATATTATACACAATCCTGACGTAACTGATTGCTACTTGAGCCACAACATCTGCTCGACTGGAAGGGGTTTTTAGTTTCAGATTTTAGCACCATCTGTCAAACAGGTGTAAACCAGCAATATCTGCATTCGTTCTTTGCGAACAAAACTGTTTCCACACGACAGTTTTCACACTGAAACCCTGACATTGAGGCCTAATATATTTTAGACTGAATTTCAGTTGAGTCAGTATGATAAACAAAAACCGTACGTGGAGTGAATATGGACAGTTCGTTTGGAACTGAAGTTTctaactggataaaattctcaaaaagGCCCAAAAAAGCTTGGCCGAAGCCGCCTTCGAAAACAAAGTATGTTGCCTGAAGACCCTCGAAACTCACCAGATCTATACACAGACATGTATCAAAGGAGTCATGCGCTCTTTGTAGTATGTTTTGCCCTGCCTTACGGAACATAACATCAGCACTGCAAATAAATTCGACAGGCCATATACTAATAGAGAGCATGCTCACGTATGGGACCGTTAAGATGTCTGTCATGTGATACCCACCTATGACCAAACAAAGTACAAattaattaaagacgtacaggatagagagtaaaaccagagcagcgacgacagtgtgataactggcaaatggtcacacgtaactggtgaaatacggcttcttgtctatttacctcagccagggttttattctatctgtccatgtaaatgcataaatagtagcaatttacacgtcccacaccaccatggcttatgcagaattaggtaaaaaaaatggagTGATGTGAATGGCAATATATTAAACGTcaccggtctagaattactcaaaatactatgttgtcatcacatttaacaatctcagtaaaacaatgcaaagggaccaggcctctgggATGCCAGATTTCACCTATAGTTGCATGAGATGTTTGATGGATAATGCATTCTCAATAatggtatgtatatacactgcgAGGTGTGTGATAACCCCCAGTTTTCGTCCACTGACGCACTGATTACTGATAACCGTTGAGTGAATATTTATAACGATCATACAcataaggaaaacaaaaaatcttgtACCGTAAATTTTTGTGAATCCACACCCTCCTTATTAAAggaggtatgtacatgtagataaatacactTACCAGCGGCAATAGCCAAACAGAGAAGTAAGGGTGGCAAGAGGATCTCTGTAGATGACGGTCGTATTTCTGACACTGGTTCTGGCTCGCTAACTGAAGTACCATTTGGCTCTGCTTGAGGTGAAGACGGCTCCGCCTTTGTGTTTGGTTCTGATGACGGCTCAGTGTTTGGCTCTGATGACGGCTCAGCGTTTGGTTCTGATGACGGCTCTGTGTTTGGTTCTGATGACGGCTCAGTGTTTGGTTCTGATGACGGCTCAGCGTTTGGTTCTGATGACGGCTCTGTGTTTGGCTCTGATGACGGATCTGTGTTTGGTTCTGATGACGGCTCAGTGTTTGGCTCTGATGACGGCTCAGCGTTTGGTTCTGATGACGGCTCTGTGTTTGGTTCTGATGACGGCTCAGTGTTTGGTTCTGATGACGGCTCAGCGTTTGGTTCTGATGACGGCTCTGTGTTTGGCTCTGATGACGGATCTGTGTTTGGTTCTGATGACGGCTCAGTGTTTGGCTCTGATGACGGCTCAGCGTTTGGTTCTGATGACGGCTCTGTGTTTGGTTCTGATGACGGCTCAGTGTTTGGTTCTGATGACGGCTCAGCGTTTGGTTCTGATGACGGCTCTGTGTTTGGTTCTGCTGACGGCTCTGTGTTTGGCTCTGATGACGGATCTGTGTTTGGTTCTGATGACGGCTCAGTGTTTGGCTCTGATGACGGCTCTGTGTTTGGTTCTGATGACGGCTCTGTGTTTGGCTCTGATGACGGCTCTGTGTTTGGTTCTGATGACGGCTCTGTGTTTGGCTCTGATGACGGCTCAGTGTTAGGCTCTGATGACGGCTCTGTATTTGGCTCTGATGACGGCTCAGTGTTAGGCTCTGATGACGGCTCTGTATTTGGCTCTGATGACGGCTCTGCGTTTGGTTCTGCTGACGGCAGCGTGTTTGGTTCTGATGACGGCTCTGTGTTTGGCTCTGATGAGGGTTCTGTCTCTGGTTCTGATGACGGCTCTGTGTTTGGTTCTGATGACGGCTCTGTGTTTGGTTCTGATGACGGCCCTGTATTTGGTTCTGATGACGGCCCTGTGTTTGGTTCTGATGACGGTTCTGTGTTTGGCTCTGATGACGGCTCTGTGTTTGGCTCTGATGACGGCTCTGTGTTTGGCTCTGATGACGGCTCAGTGTTTGGTTCTGATGACGGCTCT is a genomic window containing:
- the LOC135473228 gene encoding uncharacterized protein LOC135473228, whose amino-acid sequence is MAYAELGEDGSAFVFGSDDGSVFGSDDGSAFGSDDGSVFGSDDGSVFGSDDGSAFGSDDGSVFGSDDGSVFGSDDGSVFGSDDGSAFGSDDGSVFGSDDGSVFGSDDGSAFGSDDGSVFGSDDGSVFGSDDGSVFGSDDGSAFGSDDGSVFGSDDGSVFGSDDGSAFGSDDGSVFGSADGSVFGSDDGSVFGSDDGSVFGSDDGSVFGSDDGSVFGSDDGSVFGSDDGSVFGSDDGSVLGSDDGSVFGSDDGSVLGSDDGSVFGSDDGSAFGSADGSVFGSDDGSVFGSDEGSVSGSDDGSVFGSDDGSVFGSDDGPVFGSDDGPVFGSDDGSVFGSDDGSVFGSDDGSVFGSDDGSVFGSDDGSVFGSDDGSVFGSDDGSTFGSEEGSTFGSDDGSTFGSDDGSAFGSALGSVMALDANKRLNVKRVTKQYFVILDLLAGRSVNN